The window CGAGACCGACGTGCTGGCCGGTCCGACCGGCGTCGGCGGTGTGGACCAGGAGTGGAAGGACGGGGTGGCGCCGATGGACCCCGACACCGGGCGGTCGCATGCCCGCACCCGCGCCCAGCCCGTCTTCTGGCCCCTGGAGCGGCACAACGGCTACCGCCGCGACCCCAGGATCGCGGCGGTCCGCAGAGCCATCCTCCACACCCTCGCCGAGTCGGCCCCTCCCCCGCCCACTCCCCCGGTGCCACCCGCTCCACGCCGGCCCACGCCCTCTCCCGCGCCGACGCCGAGGCCGACGCCGGCACCCGCACCCGCACCCGCACCCGCACCCGCACCGACTCGAAGGGGGCCGACCTCCTGATCGGACCGGCCCCGTTTGAAGCCCGCGGGGCCCCGTGCCGAGGCCGCCCCGGAATCCCGGGTGGCTCCGAACGAGTGGACTCGCCGGAACGATTACCGGACGGGGACCTCCGCCCGGGGCCCGGGTGGTGACGTATGCCGTCCGAGCCCCTGACCTGGAAGAGGCGCCCCGACATGCGACGTACCCCCTCCCGCCGGCTGTTCACCGCGGCGCTCCTCGTGGCGTCGGTGCTGGCGCCGATGACAGCGATTCCCGGCACGCCGGTCCACGCCGCGGGCGCCGACCGGCACGGCGGCGGCCCGTACGACGGCAACCGGCACTGCGTCGAACCGCACGACGTCGGCCGGCACGGCTTCGACCGGCACGACAAGGACGAGTGCCCGCCGAAGGGTCTCGGTCCCGAGCTGACGGCCCGGCTGGACAAGGCCATCGAGGACGTCCGCCAGAAGGCCGACATCCCCGGTGTCATCGTCGGGCTGTGGATGCCGGGCAAGGGAAGCTACGTACGCGCGACCGGGGTCGCCGACACCGCCACCGGCCGGCCGATGACCACCGACCCGTTCATGCGGATCGGCAGCGAGACCAAGACCTTCACGGTCACCGCGCTGCTCCAGCTCGTCGACGACGGACGGATCCGGCTGGACGACCCGATCTCCAAGTACATCCATGGCGTGCCGGGCGGCAAGCGGATCACACTGCGTCATCTCGCCGAGATGCGCAGCGGCCTGTACCCGTACAGCGCCGACCCGGGCTTCGTGCACGACCTGCTGAGCGACCCGAGCCGCTCGTTCACCCCGCGTGAGGTGCTCGCGTACGGCTTCAAGCACAAGAACACCTTCAAGCCGGGGAAGCAGTTCCAGTACTCCAACAGCAACCTCGTCCTCCTCGGTCTGGTGATCGAGAAGGTCAGCGGGCACAACCTCGTCGACTTCATCGACAAGCGGGTGCTCCGCCCTTCCCACCTGCACCACACGCTGTTCCCCCTGGACGCCGAGTTCCCCGAGCCGCACCCGCGCGGCTACACCGACCAGACGCTGAGCGGTGAGGTCGAGGACTCGACGGACTGGAACCCCAGCTGGGGCTGGGCGGCCGGGGCGATGATCTCGAACCTGCACGACCTGCGCCGCTGGGCCAAGATCGTCGCCACCGGGACACTGCTCAGCCCCCAGACCCAGAAGGAGCGGCTGAAGACGCTGCCGACCGGTTTCCCCGGCACGAGCTACGGCCTCGGCATCTTCAACTCCGACGGCTGGATCGGCCACAACGGCTCCATCCCCGGATACGAGAGCGTGACCGTCTACCTGCCGTCGAAGAAGGCCACCCTGGTGGTCCTCCTCAACACCGACATCTCCTACGAGGGCAAGGAGCCGTCCTCGGCCCTCGCCCGTGCGATCACCGAGATCGTGACCCCGGCCAACGTCTACGACCGCCCGGTCCCGCCGCGCTAGAGGTCCGAGAGGGCCTTACGGTCTGGCCCTGACCAGCCCGGCGTCGTACGCCATGATCACGGCCTGGACGCGGTCGCGGGCGCCGATCTTGGCGAGGACGCGGCCGACGTGCTTCTTGACCGTGGACTCGGTGAGGACGAGGTGCTGGGCGATCTCCGTGTTCGTCCAGCCCTGGGCGACGGCGACGAGGACCTCTCGTTCGCGGTCGCTGAGGGTCCGCAGCCGGGGATCGTCCGGGGCGGGCGCGTCGGCCGGTGCGAGGACCTGGTGGGCGTAGGCGTCCAGCAGCCGGCGGGTCAGGCGCGGGGCCACGACGGCGTCGCCGGTGGCGACCGCGCGGATGCCGGCGACGAGTTCCTCGGGGCGGGCGTCCTTGAGCAGGAAGCCGCTGGCGCCGGCCCGCAGGCCCTCGTAGGCGTACTCGTCGAGGTCGAAGGTCGTCACGATGAGGATGCGGGTGCGGCCGCCGGCGGCGACGATCCGGCGGGTGGCCTCCAGGCCGTCCATGCCGGGCATGCGGATGTCCATGAGGACGACGTCGGGGCGGAGTTCGGCGGCCATGCGGACGGCCTCGGCGCCGTGTTCGGCCTCGCCGACCCCTTCCAGGCCCGCGGTCCCCTCGATGAGCATGCGGACGCCCATGCGCTGGAGGGGCTGGTCGTCGGCGATGAGCACGGTGGTCATGGCAGCTGTTCTCCCGGCGGTACGTCGAGCACGACGTCCACGGTCCAGCCGTGGCCGGTGTCACCCGGCCCCAGGACGACGGTCCCGCCGTACATGGCGGCCCGCTGGCGGATGCCGACGAGGCCGTGACCGGGATTGTCGTCGAGTCCTCCCGGCCTCGCGCGCGCAGGTGCCCCCGGCGGTACGCCCGTGTCGGCGACCCTGATCCGTACCCGTCCCGCCTCGACGGCGATGGTGACTTCGGCGGACGTGCCGGTCCCCGCGTGTTTGAGGGTGTTGGTCAGTGACTCCTGGACGACGCGGTACACGGTGAGCTGTACGCCGCTGCCCAGGGCGTCGAGATCACCCACGGTCCGGTACGTCACGGACAGCCCGGCCGTGCGCACGCGTGAGATGAGGGGGTCCAGGTCACGGATCCCGGGCTGCGGGGCGAGCAGACGTTCGCCCTCCTGCTCCTCGCGCAGCACTCCCAGCACCCGGCGCAGTTCGCTCATGGCCTGGCGGCCGGTGTCTCCGAGGACGCGCAGCGCCTCGGCGGACCGCTCGCTCCGGCTGGCGGCGAGGGTAGCTGCGCCGTCGGCGACGCTGACCATGACCGAGAGGTTGTGGCCGACGATGTCGTGCATCTCGCGGGCGACCCGGGAGCGCTCGGCGGCGGCGGTGAGCCGGACGCGCTGCTCCTGCTCGATCTCCAGCCGTCTGGCACGGTCCTCCAGAGCCGCCAGGTACATCCGGAGGATGCGGAGCGCCAGGCCGATGGCGACGGCGGCCGTCGTCGTGCCCAGCAGGAAGAAGCCGCCGATCATGGGGTGATCGGCCTTGCCGGGGACCAGTACGAAGGCGGCCAGCAGCAGTTCGACGGCCGCCAGCGCGACGGCCCAGCCCAGCACCCGTACGGACCCGTAGCGGGCCAGGGTGTACAGGGCGACGAGTCCGGCGATCCCGGTGGGGAGCCACACGCCCAGCGACCACTGCGCGACGGACACGAACGAGATCACGAGGAACGTGGCCGTGGGGGCCTTGCGGCGCCAGAACAGGGGAATGAGGTGCGCGGCGACCAGGAGGCACAGGACGCCGGTCGACAGCTGAGGTCCGGGTTCGATGTCGCCGAAGGGAGACGTCGGGGCCGTGTCGTTGTGGATCAGGCTGGGCAGGGAGATGGCCAGGATGAACAGCACCACCGCGGCGTCGAGCAGCCACGGGTACCGGCCGAGCAGCCCCGGCCGACGCCTTCGGTCGCCCAGCAGCCGGTCCAGGAGCGGGTGGGCCCACGCCGCGTCGAACTCGGGGGGCGTCGCCGCCGCCGGGCCGGTCGCCCCGGCAGCTGCCGCGTGGTGCGGGCTCATGACCACCATTGTCCGGTACCCGATCAGGCGTCGGTACTGACGAGCCGGTACGCCGCCCCCGCGAGGGCCAGCGCCACCCAGCCCGCGAAGACGGCGAGCCCCGCCCCGGGCGAGAGCGCGTCGGAGGACTGCTGGACGGCGTAGACGGCCTGGCCCGCGGTGCTCGGGAAGTACGGGCTGAGGGTGTCGTACAGCGAGTCCGGCAGCAGCCCGGCCAGGCCGGGCAGGATCAGCAGGATGCCGACCAGGGTCGCGATGGCCCCGGCGGAGGAGCGGATCAGCATGCCGAGGGCCACGCCGAACACGGCGACCAGGGCGAGGTAGACGCCGGCGCCCGCCAGGCTGCGCAGCACACCGTCGTCGCCCAGGGACAGAGCCACGCTCTCGCCGTCCAGGCCCGGTGCTCCGAGCAGGAACGCGGCCAGGACGCCCAGGGCGGCGAGGACCAGGACGACGGGCGCGATCACGGCGACCTTGGCCCACAGGACCGGCAGCCGGCGCGGGACCGCGGTGAGCGTGGAGCGGATCATGCCGGTGCTGTACTCGCCCGCGGAGAGCAGCACACCGAGCACGCCGATGGCCAGCGACCCGAAGGTCACGCCGGTCAGGGCCAGGCTCACGGCGTCGGTGCTGCCCGCGTCGGGACCGAGCGGTCCGCCGCCGTCCGCAGCCTCCTGGGGGCTGTAGGTGTGGGCGGCGATCGTCCCGAAGAGCACGAGCAGGAACACGGCGACGCCGAGGGTGATCCAACTGGAGCGCAGAGTCCAGAACTTGGCCCACTCCGAGCGCAGGACGCGTGGGCCGGTCACCTTGCGCACGATCGTGCGGGGCGGGGCCGCGGACAGGTCGGTGACAGTCATCATGCCGCCTTTCGTACGGTGTCGGCCGGGGCGCTCTGGTACTCGACGGCGTCCCGGGTGAGGTCCATGAACGCCTGTTCCAGGGAGACGGCCTGCGGGGTGAGTTCGTGGAGCACGAGCCCGTGCGCGGCAGCGATGGCGCCGATCTCCCGGGCATCGCGGCCGTGGACCATGAGCTCGTCCCTGGAGGAGGAGGTGATCGTGACGTCGGGGCCGACCAGCAGTGAGCGCAGCCCGGCGGTGTCGGCGGTGGCGACCTTCACCCCTCCGCTGCCGGCGTCCCTGATGAAGTCGTCGACCGTGGTGTCCGCGAGCAGCCGACCGCGTCCGATGATCACCAGATGGTCGGCGATCTGCGCGGTCTCGCTCATCAGGTGCGAGGAGAGCATCACGGCGCGGCCCTCGTCGGCCAGCCGCCGCAGGAGGTTGCGCACCCACAGCACGCCCTCGGGGTCGAGGCCGTTGACCGGTTCGTCGAGCATGACGATCGCCGGGTCACCGAGCAGGGCCGCGGCGATGCCGAGCCGCTGGCCCATGCCGAGGGAGAAGGCCCCCACGCGCTTGCCGGCCACGCTGGCCAGCCCCGCCAGTTCGATGACCTCGTCCACCCGGCCGCGGGCGATGCCGTGGGTGTACGCGAGCGCCATCAGGTGGTTGAACGCGGTACGCCCCGGATGGACGGACTTGGCCTCCAGCAGGCTGCCGATCTCGTGCAGGGGCGCCGGGTGCCGGGCGTAGGGGCGGCCGTTCACGGTGACCGAGCCCGCATTGGGCGAGTCCAGTCCGACGACCATGCGCATGGTCGTGGACTTGCCCGCTCCGTTGGGCCCGAGGAAGCCCGTCACCTCACCTGACTTGACGGTGAAGCTCAGATTGTCGACGACCGTCTTGTCCCCGTACCGCTTCGTCAGCTGCCGTGCCTCGATCATGGGGGCGCCCTTTCCGCGTGGAACTCGGCCGCGGATACGCCGCGGTGTCTGCGTTCGACGCTATGAGCGGGCCGGCCCCGGACCGTGGGCCCCAGGGGGAATCTTCGGCGGGTGGCTGGTACCGCGGTACCAGCCACGAGGCGATCAGGCGCCCTCTGGCTCCGCGGCTATCGGGGCCGCCACGCCCGTACGAGGTCCTCCGGCCCCCAGTGCGCGGTGAGCGGCAGATCGTCGGCCACCCCGCAGCGGGAGACGGCGACCAGTGGGGTGTCCAGGGTGGTGCCGGGGACGGCGGCCATGTCGCGTACCAAGGCGTCGTACTCATGCCGGCCGAAGGGCTGGGTCTCCAGCCATTTGACCGACCCGACGAAGTGCACCTGCCGGGCGACCGGCTCGCGGTCCGCGCCGATGAGGTCGAGCTCGGGGTTGTTCTGACGGTTCCACCAGCCGCCGATGGCCTCGGTCTCGGGCCACTCTTCACTGGGCATCAGACGCAGCAGGGACTCACGGACCAGTGGCTCGACCGCCCGCCCGCGCCAAGTGGTCCAGGACCGCTCGATGCGTTCCAGTGCCAAGTCGCCCCGGCCACGCTCGATGAAGGGGATCGCGCGTGCCAGGAAGGCCAGCCAGAACCGCAGATACGGGTCGGCGATCCGGTACCGCTTGTTCTTGCTGTCCGACTTGGCGGACAGCGGGAGGTCGGCGGCCAGGGCCCGCTTGGCCTGCAGCGTGGCCAGCAGCGGGGAGAGCGTGCCGGACGGCAGGGCGCCGGCGCCGCCGGCCCGGGCCGCGATGGCGCTGAACGTACGCTCACCGCTGCCGACCGCTTCCAGCACGGCCCGCGAGTGCGACGCCTCGGGAAACTCGCCGAGCAGGGACAGCTCGCCTGCCACCAGCAGGGGCGAGAGAGGGTTGGCGACCGAGGCCCGCAGAAAGTCCGTACGTCCCATCCCCGGCCGCCAGGACTGCACGATCTCGGGGAATCCGCCGGTGATCAGTTGGGCGTCGACGGCACCTGCCGCGTCAAGCCCGGTCATGGCCTGCACGTCGGCCAGGTTCAGGGGCCGGACGGTCATCTTCGCGGCCCGCCCGAAGAACGGGCGCCCGTACGACTGCAACGCCTCCATGACCGACGTGTCGCTGCCGACCAGCACCAGAAGCACGGGCTTGGCGGACAGGTGCCGGTCCCAGACGGTCTGGAGCGCGCCCTCGAACTCCTGGTCCTGCTCGACCAGCCAGGGCACCTCGTCGATCACCGCGATGCTGGGCGAGTCGTCGGGCACCGCGAGTGCCAGGGAGCGCAGGGCCTGGTTCCAGTCCTGCGCCTGAAGACCGGCGACCAGCTCGGCCCCCGGCAGCAACGACTGCCCGAGGGTCGCGCCGAAGTCGGCACGCTCCGTGACCGGGTTTCGCCCCCGGGTGGCCTGAAACACCACGTACGGCGCCCCCGACCGGTCACAGAACTCCTGCACCAGCCGCGACTTCCCCACCCGCCGCCGCCCCGTCATGATCACGGCCCGCCCCCGGGTGGCCCCACGCCCCTCCACCACGGCCCGGAACTGCCCGGCCAGCAGCTCAAGATCTCCGGCCCGACCTTGGAACTCCACGAGGCACCTCACGGCGATTAACGTAGATAGATTCTTACGTAGATTGAATCTTACTTCATCTCCAGGCGGCCTGCCGGCCGGAAGTCGAAGGGGGCGCTGTGCTGGACGTCGAGGATCAGGGGGTGCCCAGGTACTTGGTGGCGTTGACGTCGTGCAGGTGGATGAGGACGTCGTGTGCCCGGCCGAGCGCGGTCGTGTACTGGGTGGGATCGGGCCATCCGGCACCGATGTTCCAGGTGACGCGCTCCTTGTCCAGCCACGCGCGTGCGGAGTCGGGGGCAGTGCGCATGTCCAGGATGAAGTCCCGCCGACGGGCCTTGTCGAGGGTGTGTTCGTTGGTGCCCGGCTTGGCGGCACCCACGCTGTAGGTCCGCATCACGTCGTCGTCGGCGCCGAAGGCCGCGAAGGAGCCCTTGTAGAAACTGAAGCCGATGCTGAGGTAGCCCGTACCCAACGCGTCGCGCAGGAAGGCACCTTGGGTCTTCGGGTACCGCACATCGAAGGAGTCGTACGACACGTGGGTGTTGTGCGCCGACAGCAGGATCCGGTCGCCGGTGTGCTTGTGCCACCAGGCCACGTTCTCGGCCATGACCTGGTCCCGGTATTTCATCATCTCCGGGATCTGGGTCTCGTCGGTGATGTCGAAGGAGAATCCCTCGGCCATCTGGTGGATGGCCCTGGCGTGCTGCACCGTCCACGCGTGGTCCTGCTTGTCGGCACCGGCAGCGGGGCGCTGTTTCCGCAGCAGCTCGTACACCTTCCGGGTCCGCTCCGCCCGCTCCTTGCGCTCGGCCAGCGGCAGCTGAAGGTACTGCGCGTAGTACGAGCCGGCATCGGTGGTCGGCGGCAGGCCGCGGTACAGCTCGGTGACGCGCTCCAGCAACCGCGGGTACTCGCGGGACACCTGGTCGACCACTCGCTCGTACAGCTCCGGCCCGGCGTAGCCCATGTCATTGCCCATGAACCGCACCGGGTCGTGCGGGTGCTCGATGTTGTAGTCGCGCATCCACTCGATGAGGTCGATGTAGTCCTGGTTGTTCCAGATCCGGTAGGAACCCTGGAACTCCTCGCGCGCTATGTCCTTCAGGTCGCCCTTCCCGTCCAGCACGTAGTCGTTGAGCCGCACACCGCTGCTCCAGGGAAGCTCCAGGGAGAAGGACCGAAAGCCCTTCTCCTCGACCAGGTAGCGGAAGACCCGGTGCTTCATACGGAAGAAGTCCTGTGAACCATGAGTGGCCTCGCCCAGCCCCACCACCTTGGCGTTCCTGACCATTCGGCCCAGCGCGTCCAGGTCCCGCAGGCTGCCTTCGGGGCTGGTGGTCTTCAACGTGTGGGCGCTGCGCTCGATGGCGGCGACCACACTCTCCGCGTGCTGACCGGAGGCCGACGCCCTCGATACCGAGACCGAGGTGGGTGACTCATGCGCTGTGTCCCCGACGGCCTGAGCGGCAACCGCCACCGCGCCGAGGGAGAGGGAGAGCGAGAAGGAGAGGAGGACCGAGGGAATGATTACCGCTCTGCGTCGCGTCATGGCTACAGATTTCCGTGGGCACGGGGTCCGTCACTAACCCATGCGCTGCCCAACTCCGGATACCGCAGGCACTACCGCCCGGACACCCGGTACCACCATGTACGACGTGGGTGTGCCGACCCGGCGAAAGCCGGGCCGGCCTCGGGCCACGCACTGTCGCCTCGGCAACCAGGAGGGCGTTGAGGCGATCTGCGAGCCTGTGACGGACCTGACCCCCGAACCTGCGGCTGGACAGCAAATCGCCCCCTGGCCTGCACAATCGCAGGCCAGGGGGCGATTCGAGGCGGAGCTAGACGTTGAAGCGGAACTCCACCACGTCCCCGTCCTGCATCACATAGTCCTTGCCCTCCATGCGGGCCTTGCCCTTGGCGCGGGCCTCGGCCACTGAGCCCGTTTCTACGAGGTCCTCGAAGGAGATGACCTCCGCCTTGATGAAGCCCTTCTGGAAGTCGGTGTGGATGACTCCGGCGGCCTCGGGGGCGGTGGCGCCCTTCTTGATGGTCCAGGCGCGGGATTCCTTGGGGCCGGCGGTGAGGTACGTCTGCAGGCCGAGGGTGTTGAAGCCGACGTGGGCGAGTGTGGCGAGGCCGGGCTCCTCGACCCCGACCGACTGGAGGAGCTCCAGTGCCTCCTCGTCGTCGAGCTCGGCGAGGTCCGCCTCCAGCTTGGCGTTGAGGAAGATCGCCTCGGCGGGAGCGACCAGCGCGCTCTGCTCGGCCTTGAAGGCGTCGTCGGTCAGCTCGTCCTCGTCGACGTTGAACACGTACAGGAACGGCTTGACGGTGAGCAGGTGCAGGTCGTGGAGGAGGGCCTCCTGGTCCGAGTCCTGCTTGATGCCCGCGGCGAAGAGGGTCTGGCCGCCGTCCAGGATCTCCTTGGCCGCCTCGACCGCCGCCACCTTCGCCACGACGTCCTTCTTGATCCGCGACTCCTTCTGGAGGCGCGGCAGGACCTTCTCGATGGTCTGGAGGTCGGCGAGGATCAGCTCGGTGTTGATCGTCTCGATGTCGTCCTTCGGCGAGACCTTGCCGTCCACGTGCACGACGTTCTCGTCCTTGAAGGCACGGATGACCTGGCAGATCGCGTCGGACTCACGGATGTTCGCGAGGAACTTGTTGCCGAGGCCCTCGCCCTCGCTCGCGCCGCGCACGATGCCCGCGATGTCCACGAAGTCGACCGTGGCGGGGAGGATCTTCTGGGAACCGAAGATCTCCGCCAGCCTGGTCAGCCGGGCGTCGGGCACGCCGACCACGCCGACGTTCGGCTCGATCGTGGCGAACGGGTAGTTGGCCGCCAGCACGTCGTTCTTGGTCAGGGCGTTGAACAGGGTCGACTTGCCGACATTCGGCAGACCGACGATTCCGATCGTGAGCGACACGTTGCGACTTCCCGTACGTAAGGGTGGAGGACGATCCAGACGATCCACCAGTCTACGGCGTTCCGCGCCCCGCACCGGCGACGTATCGAACGCTTGCCCAAGGTCGGCCAAAGCGCGTGTCCCAGGGCCCATTCCACACATAACCCGACCTAAGTTGGACCTGTGGAGCAACACAGAACTCGTCCCCCTCAGTCACCGCCGCTGCGACGCGGCGCGCCCCTTCCCCCGCAGGCCGGCCGGGGTGGGGCCCGTACGGCCCGGCAGTCCGGGGCCGGTGTCCCGAGGACCGCGCCGGCCGTGTCACCGCTGGTGCAGGCCGCACGCCGGTTCCCCAACCCCCGGCTCACCGGGCTGGGCAGCGGGCTGTTCTGCTCCGCAGTGATGTTCGCGCTCGCCTGTCTGGACGCGCTGCTGTTCGGCTCTTCGCTCGTCGTCTACGGGGTGCTGTTCCTGCCCGTGTGCGCGTTGACGGCGGTGTGGGTGCGGCGGGCCGACCTCGTCACGGCGGTCGTCGCCGTGCCGATCGCCTTCGCCGTCGGACTGCTGCCGATCGCCGACAGCGGTGGCGGGCTCGGCGGACGGCTGATGGGGCTGGTCACCGCCCTCGCGCTGCACGCGGGATGGCTGTACGGGGGCACGCTGGTCGCCGGACTCATCGTCACCGTGCGCAAGGTGCGGATGATGAGCCGCCGTGCGGCCCAGCGGCGCCGGGCGGCCGCCTGAGGTTCCCGGGCGACCGCCTGAGGTTCCATCCCCTGGGTCTCCCCGGGTCTCCCTGGGGGTGTTCCCGGGTCCCCCTGGGGCGGTCGGCGCCCGGCCTCGCCGGCGGTTGGTCGCTAGCCCGCCTTCGCCGCCCTCATCGCCGCGCCCACGATCCCCGCGTTGTTCTGCAGCTGGGCCGGGACGATCTCCGCCTTGATGCCCTCGATCAGGGGCAGGAACTTGTGGGACTTGCGGCTGACGCCGCCGCCGATGATGAAGAGCTCGGGCGAGAAGAGCATCTCCACATGGGCGAGGTACTTCTGGACGCGGTGGGCCCAGTGCTCCCAGGAGAGGTCGTGGTCCTCCTTGGCCTTCGTGGACGC is drawn from Streptomyces liliifuscus and contains these coding sequences:
- a CDS encoding serine hydrolase domain-containing protein, producing MRRTPSRRLFTAALLVASVLAPMTAIPGTPVHAAGADRHGGGPYDGNRHCVEPHDVGRHGFDRHDKDECPPKGLGPELTARLDKAIEDVRQKADIPGVIVGLWMPGKGSYVRATGVADTATGRPMTTDPFMRIGSETKTFTVTALLQLVDDGRIRLDDPISKYIHGVPGGKRITLRHLAEMRSGLYPYSADPGFVHDLLSDPSRSFTPREVLAYGFKHKNTFKPGKQFQYSNSNLVLLGLVIEKVSGHNLVDFIDKRVLRPSHLHHTLFPLDAEFPEPHPRGYTDQTLSGEVEDSTDWNPSWGWAAGAMISNLHDLRRWAKIVATGTLLSPQTQKERLKTLPTGFPGTSYGLGIFNSDGWIGHNGSIPGYESVTVYLPSKKATLVVLLNTDISYEGKEPSSALARAITEIVTPANVYDRPVPPR
- a CDS encoding response regulator, with translation MTTVLIADDQPLQRMGVRMLIEGTAGLEGVGEAEHGAEAVRMAAELRPDVVLMDIRMPGMDGLEATRRIVAAGGRTRILIVTTFDLDEYAYEGLRAGASGFLLKDARPEELVAGIRAVATGDAVVAPRLTRRLLDAYAHQVLAPADAPAPDDPRLRTLSDREREVLVAVAQGWTNTEIAQHLVLTESTVKKHVGRVLAKIGARDRVQAVIMAYDAGLVRARP
- a CDS encoding sensor histidine kinase is translated as MSPHHAAAAGATGPAAATPPEFDAAWAHPLLDRLLGDRRRRPGLLGRYPWLLDAAVVLFILAISLPSLIHNDTAPTSPFGDIEPGPQLSTGVLCLLVAAHLIPLFWRRKAPTATFLVISFVSVAQWSLGVWLPTGIAGLVALYTLARYGSVRVLGWAVALAAVELLLAAFVLVPGKADHPMIGGFFLLGTTTAAVAIGLALRILRMYLAALEDRARRLEIEQEQRVRLTAAAERSRVAREMHDIVGHNLSVMVSVADGAATLAASRSERSAEALRVLGDTGRQAMSELRRVLGVLREEQEGERLLAPQPGIRDLDPLISRVRTAGLSVTYRTVGDLDALGSGVQLTVYRVVQESLTNTLKHAGTGTSAEVTIAVEAGRVRIRVADTGVPPGAPARARPGGLDDNPGHGLVGIRQRAAMYGGTVVLGPGDTGHGWTVDVVLDVPPGEQLP
- a CDS encoding ABC transporter permease — translated: MTVTDLSAAPPRTIVRKVTGPRVLRSEWAKFWTLRSSWITLGVAVFLLVLFGTIAAHTYSPQEAADGGGPLGPDAGSTDAVSLALTGVTFGSLAIGVLGVLLSAGEYSTGMIRSTLTAVPRRLPVLWAKVAVIAPVVLVLAALGVLAAFLLGAPGLDGESVALSLGDDGVLRSLAGAGVYLALVAVFGVALGMLIRSSAGAIATLVGILLILPGLAGLLPDSLYDTLSPYFPSTAGQAVYAVQQSSDALSPGAGLAVFAGWVALALAGAAYRLVSTDA
- a CDS encoding ABC transporter ATP-binding protein, producing MIEARQLTKRYGDKTVVDNLSFTVKSGEVTGFLGPNGAGKSTTMRMVVGLDSPNAGSVTVNGRPYARHPAPLHEIGSLLEAKSVHPGRTAFNHLMALAYTHGIARGRVDEVIELAGLASVAGKRVGAFSLGMGQRLGIAAALLGDPAIVMLDEPVNGLDPEGVLWVRNLLRRLADEGRAVMLSSHLMSETAQIADHLVIIGRGRLLADTTVDDFIRDAGSGGVKVATADTAGLRSLLVGPDVTITSSSRDELMVHGRDAREIGAIAAAHGLVLHELTPQAVSLEQAFMDLTRDAVEYQSAPADTVRKAA
- a CDS encoding ATP-binding protein, with the translated sequence MEFQGRAGDLELLAGQFRAVVEGRGATRGRAVIMTGRRRVGKSRLVQEFCDRSGAPYVVFQATRGRNPVTERADFGATLGQSLLPGAELVAGLQAQDWNQALRSLALAVPDDSPSIAVIDEVPWLVEQDQEFEGALQTVWDRHLSAKPVLLVLVGSDTSVMEALQSYGRPFFGRAAKMTVRPLNLADVQAMTGLDAAGAVDAQLITGGFPEIVQSWRPGMGRTDFLRASVANPLSPLLVAGELSLLGEFPEASHSRAVLEAVGSGERTFSAIAARAGGAGALPSGTLSPLLATLQAKRALAADLPLSAKSDSKNKRYRIADPYLRFWLAFLARAIPFIERGRGDLALERIERSWTTWRGRAVEPLVRESLLRLMPSEEWPETEAIGGWWNRQNNPELDLIGADREPVARQVHFVGSVKWLETQPFGRHEYDALVRDMAAVPGTTLDTPLVAVSRCGVADDLPLTAHWGPEDLVRAWRPR
- a CDS encoding erythromycin esterase family protein → MTRRRAVIIPSVLLSFSLSLSLGAVAVAAQAVGDTAHESPTSVSVSRASASGQHAESVVAAIERSAHTLKTTSPEGSLRDLDALGRMVRNAKVVGLGEATHGSQDFFRMKHRVFRYLVEEKGFRSFSLELPWSSGVRLNDYVLDGKGDLKDIAREEFQGSYRIWNNQDYIDLIEWMRDYNIEHPHDPVRFMGNDMGYAGPELYERVVDQVSREYPRLLERVTELYRGLPPTTDAGSYYAQYLQLPLAERKERAERTRKVYELLRKQRPAAGADKQDHAWTVQHARAIHQMAEGFSFDITDETQIPEMMKYRDQVMAENVAWWHKHTGDRILLSAHNTHVSYDSFDVRYPKTQGAFLRDALGTGYLSIGFSFYKGSFAAFGADDDVMRTYSVGAAKPGTNEHTLDKARRRDFILDMRTAPDSARAWLDKERVTWNIGAGWPDPTQYTTALGRAHDVLIHLHDVNATKYLGTP
- the ychF gene encoding redox-regulated ATPase YchF, encoding MSLTIGIVGLPNVGKSTLFNALTKNDVLAANYPFATIEPNVGVVGVPDARLTRLAEIFGSQKILPATVDFVDIAGIVRGASEGEGLGNKFLANIRESDAICQVIRAFKDENVVHVDGKVSPKDDIETINTELILADLQTIEKVLPRLQKESRIKKDVVAKVAAVEAAKEILDGGQTLFAAGIKQDSDQEALLHDLHLLTVKPFLYVFNVDEDELTDDAFKAEQSALVAPAEAIFLNAKLEADLAELDDEEALELLQSVGVEEPGLATLAHVGFNTLGLQTYLTAGPKESRAWTIKKGATAPEAAGVIHTDFQKGFIKAEVISFEDLVETGSVAEARAKGKARMEGKDYVMQDGDVVEFRFNV
- a CDS encoding DUF6542 domain-containing protein, encoding MSPLVQAARRFPNPRLTGLGSGLFCSAVMFALACLDALLFGSSLVVYGVLFLPVCALTAVWVRRADLVTAVVAVPIAFAVGLLPIADSGGGLGGRLMGLVTALALHAGWLYGGTLVAGLIVTVRKVRMMSRRAAQRRRAAA